In Drosophila miranda strain MSH22 chromosome XR, D.miranda_PacBio2.1, whole genome shotgun sequence, the genomic window TCGTAGATGGGCTGCTCTTGAATGTTCCCGCTGCTCCCGTACGCTGAGTGCCCTGCCGATAACCCGGCTTGTTCTGCCTGATTGCTGCCTGTCGTCCGGTAGCCACCAGAATGATAAGCATTTGCCTCATGCCCCTGTCGAATGCATAATTGCGAAATAAGTATTATTAAAAACATCAATTGAATTCGATCTTTGGGGTACAGCTTGTAATTAGGATCAATTTAAGTGCGCAAACACTTCCTGTCTACAATTGGCAAACTAATTCGTAATCGGAATCCCAGGGAAAGGAGGGTTCTTCTGTTCTGAATAATAATCCACGGAATATTCACACAATACTAACATTGACCACCAGGAGCAACAACCAAAGGCCCAAAAGCCACTTGGCCATGTTTCCTTGGACGATAATTATGtttttttgaatatttatatatgtatattcctTTAATCTACAGATACTGATAGCAACTGTTCAAAGATTTTGCCCGAGACGCGATCAAATTTCTGTTTTAACTTGTAGTCCCGCTCAAGTCTCAGCCTCGACTGACTCAGCGCTCGCATTTCAATTCTATTGGAAAGAGGGAATCTCTATCTCTGCTCCCTGCTCGCTGATAGATGCTGATGAGGCTCTCGTCGCAGAGCCAATTGAGTCTGGAATTATCTGTTTTAGTAATCTCAAGACCTTTTTTTGTACTGTCTTATCGCTGCATTTtgtttgtattatttttttgatGGTTTTTCCCTCACatttttctgttctgttttgaAACTACTGATAATGAATTAGATGATGGATGGATCACATCCACgatgtgatgatgatgatgatctaCAATGGCGCATAGACGCGTATACTCTTGATGCATTTTATGGCTGCTCTGCTTATATTTACACAACGGTCAACGCATTTAACAAACAACTTAAGTCTCACCTAATTTAGACTAGATAGATGACTATGGCTATGGTTCTATGGAGATTGGATCACTTGGTTGTCGGCTTATCTGCAGGCTGCGGAGCGAGCTTCACTCTTTGCTGTATCTTTAGCCAGATCTGGTCGTACGGTTGGCTCAGTTCCGTTTGGGTTTTGGGTATTCCCACTGCCCGTCGCACTTCGGGGGAGAGAAGCAACATATTTTGGGCCAGACCAAAGGTGCTGGAGGCCACCCAGTACACACAGAGAGCCGAGGGCACGGTGCAGGCCACTGGTACCATAACGACGCTCAGTCCGCGAAACACATGATTGGCAATGTTCTGCAGACGTGTGGGCGGCCGTGTTCTCGTCATGGCTTGGAGCTCTATGATGCCCAGATTGAGGAGGCCTAGGGTCACAGGCAGTATATAGGAACTGTCCACCACAGTGAGGTTTGGTATCCAGCCAAATCCGCCAATTGTCATTTCTGTGGCGGTAATCTGGGCTTGTAATGTGGTCGGATCCGGCAGCATGTAAACCAAATTGCGAAGGGCGACGGACTGGAAAATCCACAGAGGAATCTGACCCCACAGCACGATGATTGTCTTCATTGGATGGCAGTTGTCGCGCACTATCAGTTTTTGCCATTGCTTCTTAATCTGAAAGGAAGGGGAATTAGCAATTGCTTAATGAAATTGTCTCTCTTATGCAAACCGAACGCCTGTAGACGATTAACGTTTCCTTGTCACTCCACTTGAATTTCTGCCTAGCCATCGCCGCCTCACGCTTCAGCTCCTCCACTAGAGCTGGCATTTCCAAGCCTATCCGTTCTATGCGCGCAGTAATTTTTTGCTGGTAAATCGTCAGCGGCAACGTGACGACACCTCGAAACAGGAACGTGGACAGCACAATGGAGGACCACCAGGGCAGGTTACTGTAGTCGTGGATCTGGATAAGTGCATCCTGCATATAGGCAACTGGAGTGCTATTTGATAGAGTCTGCCAAAATCCCACTAGATCGCCAGAATTGGCGAGTTGCACACTTGCCGCCGCCGCTTCTGTTGATGCCAGGCGACGATCGAGCGTGCCGTTTGGTGTGCTTGCCCGTAAGTAGCCATTGGTGTAGGTGGCCGCAGTGTTTGGCCGTCGGCAGgcacgcagcagcagcaacgttgtcatttaaaaattaaaaacaaatcTTGCTCGACCGAAAGCTGTTTCGCCTAACATTCCAGCTGATCAGATTAGTGTGACCATTAGcatttttccttttcttttttattcTTCCTTCAAACGTAAACAAACTTATTCCGTTTGTCTTGCTCAAGCtcatatgtgtatgtatgagTAAGTAAGGACAAAGTACAAagcaaaatataaaattttcatatttaaatttttttatcGATTCAATTTTTTTCATTTTACCGAtttcaaaataaaatttttGCTACCtcttatcgataaaatatattttaaaaataccgcaaatatactgacgaagaACAACCAAAAAAAGTTTGCGGAAAAGTGCAACTATTAACATAATTAATTGCAGTGCAATCAATTGCAATGCTTATAGGAGAACataaaaaacataaaatgCGATGCTGCGTATGACGACAGCCTTTTCAGATAGCTACGCGATCAGCAAACACCTCCAGCAGGCATTTTTATTCTTTCGCTGTGCTCCACTCCACTCTTCTCGTCTTCTTCCTCTTTCCCTCCTCGTTTCGTGAACACagaaacaaaagcaacaacaaaaggcGATATTTTGTGTGGCAAAACTGGGTGCGTCGTCATACGGAAACGGACTTATCGATGAATACATTTTTAACAACTTTAAATTGCTTGTAAGTATTGTATTTTGTCTAAAACAAGGTTATAAGTACATGTTGCCCGCAACACCAGGTCAACCGGGTAAAAGAGGTCCTTACCCGATTCAAGTTCtgttatcgatactatcgatagTGCACTCGAGGGTTTGACACCTATTTGATTTGAAACGAAATTAATAACGAGCTTTCCTTGGTCTCTGGGGGAAAACCATAAACTTCAAAATAGAGACTGACTAGTTTCTACATTCCTAAAAGTcagatgacaaacatttcctCTATATATTTCTATAATAACTTTTTCCGTTATACATATGGTCCACACACATCCATTGGATGTTGCCAACGGTAAACAAGTGATTACGTAAAAACAATGCTACAGCATTGAAATTAATGAAAATCGTCAAAAATGCTCGTCACACCAATAATCATTTTTTAGTAGATATTGGTTCATATGTACCAACCATGTAGTTACCGTATAGTTACCTTGTACAATAATATTGACCTAGCTAGATAGTAATATTCATTGGAATATTGAACAGAGAACAATTAACCCATTGTTGACTAGTGGGTATTTaaatacacacacaaataTTATAAAACTTGAATAATTTTAGTGCAGCTCAGATGAAAGATATTGTGGTTTTTTGATGTAAGTATAGAGGAATGATAGGAATGTCCacctgtttaaatagagggggttAAGTGGGTATGTATACGATTGATTTTGCCAGCCCTGATTTTCTGCAGCCCTAGCTGCACTCTTGCAATTTTTCATTGTTTAAAACGCAATAAACATTAACAACAAGTAATGAATTTATGCCAAAGCCACCCACCATGGCAAACAATACCAACAGTGGCATTAACTCAGATTTTCGACTATCTGGAGCCCGAGGACAGACGGTCGGCAGCAAGTGTTTGCTACGCCTGGAGACAGTGCCTCTTTCAAAAACGGTAAGTTCATGCagctgtgtatgtgtgtgtgtgtgtgtgtgtgtatatgtggCTGGCTGAAACATTTACATTTTGCACATAAATTATACATTATTTCCATACAGTATTTCATTGTATATGGTATCATATACATTTTATAGAAATGAGTTTATTCAATACAAAACCGCCCAAGAGTATGGGGGTAGGCAGTCAATGACCCTTGAGATGTAGGTGACGTTTCAAAGACACCTCCCCTCCTTTTGGAAACGATGCAACGACtctagttttttgttttgcttaaaTTAGTATTGTAATTAGTTTAATTtccattattttttttattgataAAACTAGTAATCTTTGTCTTCCAATCGCACAGATACTTTAGAAACTTTCGCTTTCAAATCGATGTGGCGCGCGATGATCAGTTAACCTTCTTCCACCGCAGTATGGCCCATCTGGTCAGAGAGCTGGTGATTGTCTTTGACTTTCACAATGCATTTCAGATTCAGAAAATGCGACGACTTCTTTACAAGTACGTACTTCGAATACATATCGAACTATGACCAAAGTAATCTCTCTTCCATTCTTTAGAGTGGCTCGTTGTGAGAACATCCAAGCGCTGCGTTTCCAAACCCACAATGTAGGTCTTGTTGTCGTTGGAAACATGAACAGCGATCACTTTGTGGCCATAGAACAGTAAGTATTACGCCAGACAATGCAATAAGGCTGCTTATCAAGTATAGAACTTTTCCACCTCCGCAGATGCTTTGTGGAACCTTTAAAGTTGTTTCTTAATCGCAAAAGTAAGCCCTGTCATCTGCTGGATCTAGGTGCCATTGAAGCTCTTACCTACTACGGTCAGGACTTGCTTAGGTCCTGTGGCAAACCACAGGAGCTGGAGCAGCTGACACTGGCCAGCCTTAAATACGATCCTAGTCACTATCCAATACTCTCGCTGGACATAACGCTTCTGCAGAAGTGCGCTAACCTTCAGGTGCTGTCGTTGGACTACGATACGCTCACTGATGACCTGCTGCACACCATCCAGGTGCTGCCACTCCGAAAATTTATCATCGTAGTCCATGGCCTGGACAGCGAGGAGCAGGCCAGTGTGTCGGAGTATGCCTGGGCCAACTTTGCCAGGCATTTTACAAACATTGATCTAGTGCTGACGTTGGTGTACGCCTACGAGGCCATTGAGCTGCTGCAGACTCGTGTCCTGCGTCGCCACATGCCAGTGACCCATGTGCGGCTACTCTTCTGTGAGTTCATGAATTCTGAGGCCCTGGACTGGATGTCGCTGAACAATAAGGACACGCTGCGGAGCATTTACTATATGGACTCAGCGTATAAGCATAACAATCGCTTGGACTACGCCCGTCACAACTTTATGCGCCAGGACCCCTTCGTAATGATGGCCTGGCGTTGCATGCATCTGGAGGAAATTGTAGTCCATGGCTATCTGATGGATCCGCACAATCTGGTGGGCATTGCCCGTTTGCGAGGTCGCAAGCTGAAGCGTTTGGAGGTTTCCATGATTGACTGGTCCATGGCTCCGCTGAATGCCTATAAAGAGGTGAGTCCCCAATGATGCTCTGCTCCCATATATGGCATGATCTATGTGTGTTCTCTCTTAGGAAATCTGCTCCCTCCTGGGACAACAGTGGGCACCCATCAGAA contains:
- the LOC108151556 gene encoding F-box only protein 39, with the translated sequence MNTFLTTLNCFHPPWQTIPTVALTQIFDYLEPEDRRSAASVCYAWRQCLFQKRYFRNFRFQIDVARDDQLTFFHRSMAHLVRELVIVFDFHNAFQIQKMRRLLYKVARCENIQALRFQTHNVGLVVVGNMNSDHFVAIEQCFVEPLKLFLNRKSKPCHLLDLGAIEALTYYGQDLLRSCGKPQELEQLTLASLKYDPSHYPILSLDITLLQKCANLQVLSLDYDTLTDDLLHTIQVLPLRKFIIVVHGLDSEEQASVSEYAWANFARHFTNIDLVLTLVYAYEAIELLQTRVLRRHMPVTHVRLLFCEFMNSEALDWMSLNNKDTLRSIYYMDSAYKHNNRLDYARHNFMRQDPFVMMAWRCMHLEEIVVHGYLMDPHNLVGIARLRGRKLKRLEVSMIDWSMAPLNAYKEEICSLLGQQWAPIRIDKLPPSLSYGPVDYEVRDQFVYEMLRQDLG
- the LOC108152582 gene encoding cytochrome c oxidase assembly protein COX18, mitochondrial, which translates into the protein MTTLLLLRACRRPNTAATYTNGYLRASTPNGTLDRRLASTEAAAASVQLANSGDLVGFWQTLSNSTPVAYMQDALIQIHDYSNLPWWSSIVLSTFLFRGVVTLPLTIYQQKITARIERIGLEMPALVEELKREAAMARQKFKWSDKETLIVYRRSIKKQWQKLIVRDNCHPMKTIIVLWGQIPLWIFQSVALRNLVYMLPDPTTLQAQITATEMTIGGFGWIPNLTVVDSSYILPVTLGLLNLGIIELQAMTRTRPPTRLQNIANHVFRGLSVVMVPVACTVPSALCVYWVASSTFGLAQNMLLLSPEVRRAVGIPKTQTELSQPYDQIWLKIQQRVKLAPQPADKPTTK